The genomic segment GGGAGCTTTGCCTGGTGAAGGTGCACGTGGCCGGGGTGGAGGAAAGATTGGCGGTGAAGGACATCCAGGAGGCCTTCCGGGCCCGGGTGGTGGACGTGGCCCAGCGGAGCCTGATCCTGGAGCTCACCGGGGACTCGGGGAAGATAGACTCTTTCCTGGAGGCCTTAAGGCCCTACGGGATCCTCGAGGTCATGCGCACCGGAGCCGTGGCCATGAGCCGCGGGGAGCGCACCCTCAAGGTCAGGGAAAAACGGGAGGCGGTATGAAGATCTACTACGAGCACGATGCGGACCTAGGCTTCATCCAAGGCAAGAAGGTGGCGGTGCTGGGCTTCGGCTCCCAGGGGCACGCCCACGCCCTGAACCTACGGGACTCCGGGGTGGACGTGCGGGTGGGGCTCAGGCCCGGCTCCAGGAGCGCTGCCCGGGCGGAGGCGGCGGGGCTTCGGGCGCTGCCCACCCCCGAGGCGGTGCGGGAGGCGGACGTCGTCATGGTCCTCCTCCCCGACGAGACCCAGGGAAAGGTGTACCGGGAGGAGATCGAGCCCAACCTCAAGGAGGGGGCGGCCCTGGCCTTCGCCCACGGCTTCAACGTCCACTTCGGCCAGATCCGGCCCCGGCGGGACCTGGACGTCTGGATGGTGGCCCCCAAGGGGCCGGGCCACCTGGTGCGGAGCGAGTACCAGAGGGGAAGCGGGGTCCCCGCCCTGGTGGCGGTGCACCAGGACGCCTCCGGTTCCGCCTTCCCCACCGCCTTGGCCTACGCCAAGGCCATCGGGGCGGCCCGGGCCGGGGTCATCCCCACTACCTTCAAGGACGAGACGGAGACCGACCTCTTCGGGGAGCAGGCGGTGCTCTGCGGGGGGCTTACCCGGCTCATCCAGGCGGGGTTTGAAACCCTGGTGGAGGCGGGCTACCCCCCGGAGATGGCCTACTTTGAGACGGTGCACGAGGTGAAGCTCATCGTGGACCTCATCTACGAGGCGGGGCTTAGGGGGATGCGCTACTCCATCTCCAACACCGCGGAGTACGGGGACTACACCCGGGGCGACCTCGCCGTCCCCCTGGAGGAGACCAAAAGGCGGATGCGGGAGATCCTGCGCCAGGTCCAGACGGGGGAGTTCGCCCGGGAGTGGATGCTGGAGAACCAGGCGGGCCAGCCCGTCCTGGAGGCGGGCCGCAAGCGCTGGGGGGCGCACCCCATCGAAGAGGTGGGGGCTAGGCTGCGGGCCATGATGCCCTTCCTGCGGGCGAGGGTACTGGAGGAGGTGGGCTAGCCAAGGCGATAAGGCCCCCCTCCTGGGGGGGTTGGTGTTTTGAGGGAGGGAGGAAGATGGAAGAGCGGCACATCCGGATCTTTGACACCACGCTGAGGGACGGGGAGCAGAGCCCAGGGGTGGCCCTTTCCCTGGACCAGAAACTGGAGATCGCCCACGCCCTGGCCCGGCTCGGGGTGGACATCCTCGAGGCGGGCTTCCCCGTATCCGGGCCCTTGGAGTTCGAGGCGGTAAGGCGGATCGCCGAGGAGGTAAGGGGCCCCGTCATCGCCGCCCTGGCCCGCACCCACACCCTGGACATCGACCAGGCGGCCAGGGCCCTGGAAAAGGCGGAGAAGCCCAGGATCCACGTCTTCACCTCCGCCTCCAGGATCCACCTGGAGCACATGCTGAGGAAGACGGAGGAGGAGGTCCTGGAGATGGCGGACCGGATGGTCCGCTACGCCCGGCGCTACGTGGACGACGTGGAGTTCAGCGCCCAGGACGTGATGCGGGCGGACTGGGACTTCGTGAAAAGGCTCTACGAGGTGGCCATCGAGGCCGGGGCCACCACGGTCAACATCCCCGACACCACGGGCTACGGCACCCCCGGGGAGTACGGGGCCCTCATCCGGCGCATCCGCGACGAGGTGGTGCGGGGCCGGGAGGTGGTCATCTCCACCCACACCCACGACGACCTGGGCCTGGCCACGGCCAACGCCCTGGCGGGGATCGAGAACGGGGCGGGCCAGGTGGAGTGCACGGTGAACGGCATCGGGGAGCGGGCGGGGAACACCTCCTTGGAGGAGGTGGTCATGGCCCTCTACGTGCGCCGGGACTGGTACCGGGCCTACACCCGCATCAACACCCGGGAGATCTACCGGGTCTCCCGCCTGGTGGAGCGCTACACCGGCATGCCCGTGCCCCCCAACAAGGCCATCGTGGGGGACAACGCCTTCGCCCACGAGTCCGGCATCCACCAGGACGGGGTCTTGAAGCACCGCTCCACCTACGAGATCATGGACGCGGAGCTCATCGGCAGGCGGCCCGCGGTGATCGTCCTCGGCAAGCACTCGGGGCGGGCGGCCTTCAAGAAGGCCCTGGAGGACCTGGGCTACGGGGACCTCGGCGAGGAAGACCTCAAGCTCCTCTTCGCCCGCTTCAAGGAGATCGCCGAGAAGAAGGGCCCCCTCTCCGCCGAGGAGCTCCAGGCCCTGGTGGAGAGCGAGCGGGAGCCCGCCTCCCACTTCTTCGCCCTGGAGCACGTGCAGTTCTTCTCCGGCTCGGGGCTCCTGCCCACGGCCACGGTGAAGGTGAAGACCCCGGAGGGGGTGAAGGTGGCCACCCACACCGGGGACGGGCCGGTGGACGCGGTCTACAAGGCCATCCAGGAGGCCATCGCCCTCAGGCCGGAGCTGGAGCTCTACCGGGTGGAGGCGGTGACGGGCTCCACCGAGGCCCTGGGCCAGGTGACGGTGCGGTTGCGCCTGGGGGAGCTCCAGGCGGTGGGGGTGGGGGTCTCCCCGGACATCATCGAGGCCTCGGCCCGGGCCTTCCTGGACGCCGCGGGGAAGCTGGCCTCGGGCCGGGCCACCCGCCACCCCCCCTCCCTGGCGGAGGTGCAGGCCGGGGGCGCGGGGTCCTAGGGCCCAGGTGGCCTGCGCCGCCAAGGGGGGCCGGATGGTGGAGATCCTGGACACCACCCTGAGGGACGGGACGCAAGGGGAGGGGATCAGCCTCTCCGTGGACGACAAGGTGGCCATCGCCAGGCGCCTCGCCGCCTTCGGCATCCCCCTCATCGAGGGGGGCTGGCCGGGGTCCAACCCCAAGGACGCGGAGTTCTTCCGGCGGATGAAGGGGGTGGACCTGGGGGAAGCCCGCCTCGCCGCCTTCGGGGCCACCAGGCGGAAGGGCCTCCTCCCCGAGGAGGACCCCTCGGTCCTGGCCCTCCTGGAGGCGGACACCCCGGTGGTGGTCCTCTTCGGCAAGAGCTGGACCCTGCACGTTTTGGAGGCCCTGGAAACCACCCTGGAGGAGAACCTCCGCATGGTCCGGGACACGGTGGCCTTCTTCGCGAAGCGGGGCAAGCGGGTGGTCTACGACGCGGAGCACTTCTTCGACGGGTACAAGGAGGACCCCGGCTACGCCCTGGCCACCCTGGAGGCCGCCCGGGAAGGGGGGGCGGACACCCTGGTCCTCTGCGACACCAACGGGGGCACCCTCCCCGAGGAGGTCTACGCCATCACCAAGGCCGTGGTGGAGCGCTTTCCCGGGGTGAGGGTGGGCATCCACCCCCACAACGACGCGGAGCTGGCGGTGGCCAACGCCCTGGCGGCGGTCAGGGCCGGGGCCACCCACGCCCAGGGCACGGTCAACGGGTACGGGGAGCGGTGCGGCAACCTGAACCTCACGAGCTTCCTCCCCGCCCTGGTCTTCAAGTACAAGATCCCCGCCCTACCTCCGGAAAGGCTGAGGGAGCTTAAGGAACTTTCCCACTTCGTGGACGAACGGGCCAACCAGACCCCGAACCGCCGCGCCCCCTACGTGGGGGAGGCGGCCTTCGCCCACAAGGCGGGGGTGCACGTTTCCGCGGTCCTCAAGAACCCCCGCACCTACGAGCACATTCCTCCGGAGTGGGTGGGGAATAGCCGCCGCTTCCTGGTGTCCGATGTGGCGGGGCGCTCCAACCTCCTGGCCAAGCTCCAGGAGCTGGGGGTGGATCTTTCCAGGGAGGAGGCCCAGCGCCTCCTGGACGAGGTCAAGGCCCTGGAGTACGAGGGCTACGCCTTCGAGGGGGCGGAGGCCAGCTTCTACCTCCTGGCCCACCGCCTTAGAGGGGGACGCCTGCCCTTCAGCGTGGAGGGGTTTTCCGTCTTCGTCCACGGCTCGGGCCTCGCCGCCGCCTGGGCCGAGGCCACGGTGCGGGTCAGGGTGGGGGAGAGCCTGCAGCACACCGCCGCCGAGAGCCCCTCGGGGCCGGTTTCCGCCCTGGATAAGGCCTTCCGCCAGGCGGTCTTGCAGTTTTACCCGGAGCTGGCCGACGTGGAGCTCACCGACTACAAGGTGCGCATCCTGGCGGGCCAGGAGGCGGGGACGGGCTCAGGGGTGCGGGTGATGGTGGAGATGCGCCGGGGTGGGGAGCGCTTCGGCACCGTGGGGGCCAGCGAGAACATCCTCGAGGCCTCCCTCAAGGCCCTCACCGAGGGCTACGCCTACGCCCTCCTCTACCCGGTGGGGGAGGCTACGCCCAGGGGAGGCTGACCTCCGGGAAGTGGAGGGGGCTTGCCGCCTCGGTGGGGGAGAGGAGGCGGATGGCCCGGTACCGCCCCTCACGGGGCTCGCGGTAGACCTCCAGGAGGTCCTCCTTCAGGTTCACCAGCCAGACCTCGGGGATCCCGGCTTCGGCGTAGAGGGGAAGCTTCACCTCCCGGTCGAACCCCAAGGAGGTGTCGGCCACCTCGATGAGGAGGAGGACGTCCTCGGGCGTGGGGTGCCGATCCCGATAACGGCTGAGGGGGGGCTTGAGCACCAGGAGGTCCGGCTCGGGTTCGGAGTCCTCGCAAAGCCGTAGGGGGTTTTGCACCATGATCACCGCTTTACCCCTCAGGGCCTCCTGCAAACGCTCGTCCAGTTGGGCAACCGCGAAGGCGTGCTTGGGTCCAATCGGGCTCATCTGGTAGACCTCTCCCCTTAAAAGCTCCACCCGAGGGACATCCCGGAAGGCCCGCTCAAACTCCTCCACGCGAAAGCGGTAGCGGGTGGCCATACCCTCATTATGCTCCTTGGCCCGAGTAGTGCTTTAGCCCCATGCGCCACAAGAGCCGCCCGAGGAGGAAGAAGGCCACCCCCCAGAGGAGCATCACCCAGACGCCGGGGAAGAGGGCCACCTCCTGCCCCGCCAGGAGGGCGGCGGGCAGGTAGACGAGGTAGGGGAAGGGGGTGAGGAGGGCGAGGTGCCGGAGGGGTTCGGGGAAGACCTCCAGGGGGGCGATGGTCCCCGAGAGGAAGAGGAGGAGGAGGAAGAAGACCTCCTCCAGGGCGCTGGCCCGCTCGCTCCAGAAGGCCAGGAGGGCCACCGCGTACTGCATGAGAAAACGGAGGAGGAAGGCCAGGAGGGTGAAGAGGAGCCCGAGGAGGAAGGGGAGGGGTTCCGGGGTGAAGCGGGCCTCGGGGAAGAGCCAGAAGAAGAAGAGGGTGAGGAGGACGACGAAGGGGAGCCGGGCCAGGCGCTCCGCCGCGTGGGCCGCCAGGTGGACGAAGAAGGGGTCCAGGGGCCTCAGGAGGTGGAAGGAGAGGCGGCCTTCCACCACGTCCCGCTCGAACTCCCAGACCACCCAGACCACCGTGGCCTGGCGCACCAGGAAGACCATGAGGAAGTAGCGGGCGAACTCCCCCGGGCTTAAGGGGAAGTCCCCTCCCCGGGCGGCCTCGGTCCAGACCCCGAGGAGGATGAGGGGCAGGGCCCCCGCCAGGGCCCATAGGAAGAGCTCCGCCCGGTACTCCAGCATGTAGGCCAGGTAGACGGAGAGGAGGGTTCTGGCCTTCCTCATGCCCCCTCCGCCGGGACCGGATTCTGGAAGACCCGGGCGATGACCTCCTCCAGGGGGGGCTCCCGGACCTCGAGGTCCTCCACGGGAAGCCTATTGAGGATCTCCCCCACCCTTTCCGTGAGCCTCTCCCGGGGTACCAGGAGCCTTGCTTCCCGCCCCTCCAGCTCCCGCACCTCCCCGAAGGGGGCCAGGGCCTCCCGGGGGAGGGGTGCTTTCAGGGTGAGCCCCACCTCCCGGTAAGGGGCGAAGCGCTCCAAGAGCCCTTCCAAGGCTCCGTCGTAGAGGAGCCTTCCCTGGTGGATGACGAGGACCCTCTCGCAGAGGGCGGCGATGTCCGCCATGTAGTGGCTGGTGAGGAGGACCGTGGCCCCAAAGCGCCGGTTGTACTCCCGCACGAACTCCCGCACCGCCACCTGGGCGTTCACGTCCAGGCCCAGGGTGGGCTCGTCCAGGAAGAGCACCTGAGGCCGATGGAGGAGGGCCGCCAGGAGCTCGGCCTTCATCCTCTCCCCCAGGGAGAGCTTGCGCACCGGCTGGTGGAGCTTTTCCGTGAGGGCCAGCATCTCGGCGAGCTCCAGTACCCGCCTTCGGAACTCGGCCTCGGGGATCTCGTAGATGGCGGCGTTCAGGCGGAAGGTGTCCACGGCGGGCAGGTCCCAGATGAGCTGCTGCTTGTTGCCCATCACCAGGGTGATCTTTTTCAAGAAGGCCTTCTCCCGCCGCCAGGGCACGTGCCCCGCCACCAGGGCCTGGCCCCTTGTGGGGTGAATGAGGCCGGTGAGCATCTTCAGGGTGGTGGTCTTGCCCGCCCCGTTGGGGCCGAGGAACCCCACCACCTCTCCGGGATAGACGGCAAAGGAAACCCCTTCCACCGCTTTTACCGTGCGGTAGTTCCGGAAGAAGAAGTGGCGCAGGGTGGCGAGGAGGCTTTCCCCCTTGAGGGCCACCTGGTAGTGCTTGGTGAGGTCCTGGGCCAAGACGGCGGGGGCCTCGCGCACCTTTCCAGTCTACCCGTGGTGTAATGGCCCCTGTGCGCTACCTCCGGGTCTTCCTCCTCTTCCTGCGCTTAAGCCTGGCGGCGGAGATGGAGTACCGCCTCAACTTCCTCCTGGGCCTCCTCTCCTCGGGTCTCACCCTTTTGGGCGCCCTCTTCGGCCTTCTCCTCCTCTACCAGGGGGGGTACCGGCCCGGGGGGTGGGCCTTCGAGGAGGCCCTTTTGGTCCTGGCGGCCTTCACCCTTTTGCAGGGCTTAGGGAGCACCCTTTTTGCCCCCAACCTCAACAAGATCGTGGAGCACGTGCAGCAGGGCACCCTGGACTTCGTGCTCCTGAAGCCCCTGGACCCCCAGTTCTGGCTCTCCCTGCGCTCCTTCTCCCCCTGGGGCCTGGGGGACTACCTCCTGGGGTTCGGGCTCCTCCTCTACGCGGGGGGGCGGCTGGGCCTAGGCCCCGGGGACTACCTCCTCTTCGCCCTCTACTGGGCCCTGGGGGCGGCCATGCTCTACAGCCTCTGGTTCCTCCTGGCCACCACCAGCATCTGGTTCGTGAAGATCTACAACGTCACCGAGGTCCTCAGGGGGCTTCTGGAGGCGGGGCGCTTTCCCGTGGGGGCCTACCCCGCCCTCTACCGGGTCTTCTTCACCTTCGTGGTGCCCGTGGCCTTCCTCACCACCGTGCCCGCGGAGGCGGCCTTGGGCCGGGGGGAGGGGGTCCTCTGGGCCCTGGCCCTGGCGGCCTCCCTCCTCCTCCTCGCCCGGGGGTTTTTCCGCTTCGCCCTCCGCAGCTACACCTCCGCCAGCAGCTAAAATCCTACCCATGGCGTCCGCGCTTTTGGCCCTCGTGTTGGCGTACCTCTTCGGGTCCGTGCCCTCCGGGGTGCTGGTGGCCCGGGCCTATGGGGTGGACCTCCGCCGGGTGGGCTCGGGGAACATCGGGGCCACCAACGCCCTGAGGGCCCTGGGGCCGGGCCCTGCCCTGGCGGTGGCCCTCTTCGACGCCTTCAAGGGCGGCATCGCCGTCCTCCTAGCCCGGGCGGCCGGGGTGGAGGGGGCCCTCCTGGGCGGCGTGGCCCTGGCGGCGGTCCTGGGGCACAACCACTCCCTCTTCCTCCGCTTCCGGGGGGGGAAGGGGGTGGCCACCAGTTTCGGCACCCTCCTCTTCCTGGACCCCGCCCTGGCCCTGTGGACCTTTCCCATCGGGGTTTCCGTGACCCTCCTCACCCGGTACGTGTCCGCGGGGAGCCTGGCCGGGGGGGTGGCGGCCGTGGTCCTGGCCCTGGCCCTGGGGCGGCCCCCCTGGCTCCTCCTCACCGTGGCCCTCATGGCCCTCCTCGTCTTCTGGACGCACCGGGACAACCTGAGGCGGCTTCAGGCGGGCACGGAGAGGCGGCTGGGCGAGAGGGCCGAGATTCGCTAGACTCGAGGTGTGGAGCCGAAGGAAATCCTCGCCCTATTGCGGGCTCAGGCGGCTACCCCTCGCGCTTTGGGGGTTCGGGAACTGGGATAGCGTGGTCCGCAAGGTTCCCGAGTTGAGCGCTTTTTTGCGAGGCCTTTTGGAGGGGGAGGGCCGTGCTTGACCTTCTGGTCCTCGCCCCCCACCCCGACGACGGGGAGCTGGGGTGCGGGGGCACCCTGGCCCGGGCCAAGGCGGAAGGGCTTTCCACCGGCATCCTGGACCTCACCCGGGGGGAGATGGGCTCCAAGGGCACCCCGGAGGAAAGGGCGAGGGAGGTGGCCGAGGCCAGCCGCATCCTGGGGCTGGACTACAGGGGCAACCTGGGCCTGCCGGACGGGGGGCTTGCCGACGTGGCGGAGCAGCGGCTTTCCCTGGCGGCGGCCCTGAGGGGGCTTCGTCCCCGGGTCGTGCTGGCCCCCCTCGAGGCCGACCGCCACCCCGACCACACCGCAGCGAGCCGCCTGGCGGTGGCGGCGGTGCACCTGGCGGGCCTCGGTAAGGCCCCCCTGGAGGGGGAGCCCCACCGGGTGGAAAGGCTCTTCTTCTACCCGGGAAACCACCCCTTCACCCCCAGCTTCCTGGTGAAGATCTCCGCCTTCATCGACCGGTGGGAGGCCGCGGTCCGGGCCTACAAAAGCCAGTTTTCCGGGGAGGGGGTAAGCGAGACGGTGGGGCCCAAGGGGGTGGAGGCCCGGCGGGCCCTCCGGCGCCACTGGGGGAACTACCTGGGGGTGGACTACGCGGAGCCCTTCGTGAGCCCGCTGCCTGTGCTGTGCGTGCCCTGGAGCCGGGCGTAGGGCCTTGCATAACTTTGCAGGCTTGGGGTATCCTGGAGGCCTCATGGCGGGAGACGCCCTCACCCGGCCCAAGGACCTTCTGGACTTCTCGGCCTACGGCCCCAAGGAGGTGGAAAGCCTCCTGCTCCTGGCGGAGGGCCTCAAGCGGGAGCGCTACCGGGGGGAGGACCTGAAGGGCAGGGTCCTGGCCCTGCTCTTCGAAAAGCCCTCCTTGCGCACCCGCACCACCCTGGAGGTGGCCATGCTCCACCTGGGGGGGCACGCCCTCTACCTGGACCAGAAGCAGGTGGGGATCGGGGAACGGGAGCCGGTGCGGGACGTGGCCAAAAACCTGGAGCGCTTCGTGGAAGGGATCGCCGCCCGGGTCTACCGCCACGAGACGGTGGAGGCCCTAGCCCGCCACGCGCGGATTCCCGTGGTGAACGCCCTCTCCGACCGGGCCCATCCCCTGCAGGCCCTGGCGGACCTTCTCACCCTGAAGGAGGCCTTCGGCGGGCTTTCGGGCCTGGAGGTGGCCTGGGTAGGGGACGGGAACAACGTCCTCCACTCCCTCCTGGAGGTGGCCCCCCTGGTGGGCCTCAGGGTGCGGGTGGCCACCCCCAGGGGCTACGAGCCCGACCCCTCTTTGCTGCGCAGGGCGGGGGCCCTCCTCACCCACGATCCCAAGGAGGCCGCCTTTGGGGCCCACGCCCTCTACACCGATGTCTGGACCAGCATGGGCCAGGAGGAGGAGCGGGAGCGGCGCCTCCGGGACTTCCAGGGCTTCCAGGTGAACGGGGAGCTCCTGGCCCTCCTCCACCCCCAAGGCCTCTTCCTCCACTGCCTCCCGGCCCACTACGGGGAGGAGACCACGGAGGAGGCGGTCCACGGCCCCAGGAGCCGGGTCTTCGACCAGGCGGAAAACCGCCTGCACACCGCCAAGGCGGTCCTCCTCGCCCTGCTAGGCTAAGGGTATGGTGCGGATCCCATCCCTCTTCCCGAGGGCGCTATGGGCGCCTCGCCGCCCCCAAGGCCCCCGGTGGAGGCCTCGAGGGGGCGGGGCCCGGAGGGCGTCGTGGTAAGGGTGGGCCTCCTGGGGGCCTCGGGCTACGGGGGAGGGGAGCTCCTCCGGCTTCTGAAGGCCCACCCCGGGGTGGAACTCGTGGGCTTCTCCAGCCGCAAGCACCAGGGGAAGCCCCTCGCTGCCGCCTGGCCCCAGCTTTGGGACGAACGGCCCTTCGCCTCCCAGGAAGAGGTCCTGGAGCGCTCTGAGGTGGTCTTCCTCGCCCTTCCCAATGGCCTGGCCATGGAAATCGCCCCCAGGGCGCTGGCGATGGGCAAGCGGGTCATCGACCTCTCCGGGGACTTCCGCCTGCCCCCCGGGGTCTACGAGGCCTGGTACGGCATCCCCCACCAAAGCCCCACCCTTTATCGGGAGGCGATCTACGGCTTGCCCGAGCTCCACCGGGAGGAGATAAGGGAGGCGCGGCTCGTGGCCAACCCCGGCTGTTACGTGACCGCCGCCACCCTGGCCCTGGCCCCCCTGGCGGCGGCGGGGGCCTTGAAGGGCGCCTTCGTGGTGGGCTTAAGCGGGGTTTCCGGGGCCGGGCGGGAGGGGGAGGGCACCTTCTACGCCGAGGTGAACGAGAACCTCAAGCCCTACAGGGTGGGGGGCACCCACCGCCACATCCCGGAGATGGAGCGAAACCTAGGCCGCCTCCTGGCCCAGGGCCGCCCGGTGCGGACCCACGGGGAGGCCGGGGAGGTCCGCCTCGCCTTCACCCCCCACCTGGTGCCCATGACCCGGGGCATCCTGGTGACCGCCGAGGCGGAGGTGGAGGGGGATTGGCGCCAGGAGGTTTTGGACGAGCTCTACGGGGACTTCTATGCCCGGGAGCCCTTTGTGCGGGTGTTGCGGGAGGCTTTGCCGGAGACCAAGGGCACCTACGGCTCCAACCGGGTGGACCTCAAGCCCCTCTACGAGGCGCGCACGGGCCGGGTCCTGGTCTTCGCCGCCCTGGACAACCTGGTGAAGGGCATGGCGGGGCAGGCGGTGCAAAACCTTAACCTCATGATGGGTTTCCCCGAAGAGACGGCGCTGCCCAAGGAGGGTCTATGGCCGTGAAGCTCCCCAGAGGTTTCCGTGCGGGGGCCACCCGGGCGGGCATCAAGCCTTCCGGCAAGCCGGATCTGGCCCTTTTGGTTTCCGGCCTGCCCGCGGCTTGGGCCTATGCCGCCACGCGGAACCGGGCCGCGGCCCCCTCGGTCCAGCGGGGGCGGGAGCTTTACGCCTCGGGAAGGGCCCTGAGGGCGGTGGTGGTGAACGCGGGAAACGCCAACTGCGCCACGGGGGAGCGGGGGTTTTCCGACGACCGGAGGATGGCGGAGGCCGCCGCCCGACGGCTTGGGGTGGTTCCCGAGGAGGTCCTCACCGCCTCCACCGGGGTGATCGGGGTCCCCCTGCCGGTGGAGAGGGTGGAGGGGGGCCTCCCCCAGATCCCCCTCACCCCGGAGGCCGACGCCTTCGCCGAGGCCATCCTCACCACGGACCTGGTGCCCAAGGTGGCCGAGGCCGAGGTGGCGGGGGCTCGCATCGTGGGCGTGGCCAAGGGCAGCGGCATGATCCACCCCAACATGGCCACCCTGCTGGCCTTCCTGGTGACGGACGCCCGCGTGCCCCAGGAGGCCCTCAGGGAGGCCTGGCGGGGGGTTGTGGACCGCACCTTCAACCAGGTGACCGTGGACGGGGACACCTCCACCAACGACCTGGCCCTCCTCATGGCCAACGGCGCCTACGGCGAGGTGCCCTTAGGAACCCTCCTGGAGGCGGTGGAGGGGGTGGCGAGGGAGCTCGCCCGCAAGATCGCCCGGGACGGGGAGGGGGCCACCAAGCTCATGGCCGTGCGGGTGGTGGGGGCGGCCACGGAGGAGGAGGCCCGGCGGGCGGCCAGGGCCATAGCGGGAAGCGCCCTCTGGAAGAGCGCCCTTTACGGCAACGACCCCAACTGGGGCAGGATTCTAGCCGCCCTGGGGAACTCCGGGGCCCGGTTTGACCCCCTCAGGGTGCGCATCGCCCTGCAGGGAATCCCCCTCTATGCGGGGGAGGCCCTGCCCTTCGACCGCCGGGCGGCGGGGGAGGCCATGCGGGCGGAGGAGGTGGAGGTCCTCGTGGACCTGGGGGAAGGGAAGGGGGAGGGGGTGGCCTGGGGGTGCGACCTCACGGAGGGGTACGTGCGCATCAACGCCCTGTACACCACTTGACGGAAAGAACGGTTTTGATAAGATGAAATAGGCCCGGTGTAGTAGGGCATGGGCGCTCCCTA from the Thermus thermamylovorans genome contains:
- the argF gene encoding ornithine carbamoyltransferase, giving the protein MAGDALTRPKDLLDFSAYGPKEVESLLLLAEGLKRERYRGEDLKGRVLALLFEKPSLRTRTTLEVAMLHLGGHALYLDQKQVGIGEREPVRDVAKNLERFVEGIAARVYRHETVEALARHARIPVVNALSDRAHPLQALADLLTLKEAFGGLSGLEVAWVGDGNNVLHSLLEVAPLVGLRVRVATPRGYEPDPSLLRRAGALLTHDPKEAAFGAHALYTDVWTSMGQEEERERRLRDFQGFQVNGELLALLHPQGLFLHCLPAHYGEETTEEAVHGPRSRVFDQAENRLHTAKAVLLALLG
- the argC gene encoding N-acetyl-gamma-glutamyl-phosphate reductase; translation: MGLLGASGYGGGELLRLLKAHPGVELVGFSSRKHQGKPLAAAWPQLWDERPFASQEEVLERSEVVFLALPNGLAMEIAPRALAMGKRVIDLSGDFRLPPGVYEAWYGIPHQSPTLYREAIYGLPELHREEIREARLVANPGCYVTAATLALAPLAAAGALKGAFVVGLSGVSGAGREGEGTFYAEVNENLKPYRVGGTHRHIPEMERNLGRLLAQGRPVRTHGEAGEVRLAFTPHLVPMTRGILVTAEAEVEGDWRQEVLDELYGDFYAREPFVRVLREALPETKGTYGSNRVDLKPLYEARTGRVLVFAALDNLVKGMAGQAVQNLNLMMGFPEETALPKEGLWP
- the argJ gene encoding bifunctional glutamate N-acetyltransferase/amino-acid acetyltransferase ArgJ; its protein translation is MAVKLPRGFRAGATRAGIKPSGKPDLALLVSGLPAAWAYAATRNRAAAPSVQRGRELYASGRALRAVVVNAGNANCATGERGFSDDRRMAEAAARRLGVVPEEVLTASTGVIGVPLPVERVEGGLPQIPLTPEADAFAEAILTTDLVPKVAEAEVAGARIVGVAKGSGMIHPNMATLLAFLVTDARVPQEALREAWRGVVDRTFNQVTVDGDTSTNDLALLMANGAYGEVPLGTLLEAVEGVARELARKIARDGEGATKLMAVRVVGAATEEEARRAARAIAGSALWKSALYGNDPNWGRILAALGNSGARFDPLRVRIALQGIPLYAGEALPFDRRAAGEAMRAEEVEVLVDLGEGKGEGVAWGCDLTEGYVRINALYTT